The nucleotide window GAAAATACTCAACCCGTTTCATCTGACTTCGATCCAGAGGGAGCTAAATGGGAATATTTAAAGGGGAAATATGGCTCTTTAGCTTAAGCTAGCAGCAAAATCAGTAAATTTCCGTTTATATGGGGCTTTAAAACCCAAAACTATATCTTGTTTAGGAACTCCCGCTTCTACTAATTCATTAGCCACTCCGATTTCTGTTCCATCCCGTTCGATCCAAATTTTGCCATCTTTAATTTCTATGTAAATGATACAACCAAATATCCGCGTTAGGTCTTGCCAACCAATATTCAGAACAAAAAAGCGCTCGCGCTCTGGATCAAATATTAATTTCACTTCTGTCTGACTATTTGAGGGATTTTTGGCGTGATTTTCCAGAACTTTTTCGACTATTTCTTTGTAATTCAGTTTTTCCATAAAACAATCTCCTCTTGCTCTGGGTTAAAAATTAGTAATTTTAGTTGATATTCAACAATAATTCTTTGAATAAATTTCCGACTAAAAAAGTCATCGTAAACATCTAGCGGAATGGCTAAATACAAAGTCCGATTAGGTTCGGTCAACCTCAATGCTGAACGGTAATTGAGACATTGACCAAGAGCTAGGTGAAATTCAGTTACCTCTGAGGCTCCTAAAAAAGATTTTATCTCTACTGCTATTTTTTTGCCAGTTTTTGATGCAGCTAAAATTCTCTGTGCTGTTAAGTCTAGGTAAAAATCAACATCCTCAACTTGAATTAAGAGATTCTCGTCAGTAATTGTCCATCCATCTTTTTCAAGGGCTGTTTTAACTGTATTATGAAATAAATCTTTAGCTGGCATACATAAATTAAATTTAGTTGACCACTACTTATAGCATAAAGCGATCGCATGAACAATCTTCTCTCATTGAGAGCGATCGCTTTCCTTTCTAATTAAGAAGGTGCTAACAATTTCAAGGCGAAGCACCCTACAAGATCAGGCGATCGCTCCTCTCACCCGAAAAAAAACGATCGCACTTAAAAAGTAGGGTGGTATTCTGTGCAGAAGGTAGGCATCCCACTCTTGGGTAATGAACCAGAAACTTAAACCGCGATCGCCCTGATCTAAAACATAGGGTGGGTTAGCACTTCTTGTAACCTAACGCATTTAATAACAGGACTGGAGGAAGGGATAAGCTTTGGGAAGATTAGGCTATAATAAAAGACTATAATGTTCAAAGTAATAATTATGTCAATCAAAACACTGGATATTCAACAATTACAAATCAGTGTTAGTGAATTGCTCTCTTTGATTCAAAATGACCAAGAAATAGTAATTACTAATGGTAAGACTCCCATTGCTAAATTGACTCTACTTAATCCTCTAGAGCCAAATATCCGTAAATCAGCAAAGACACCACAGCCAGGATTAAATTTAGGTGCAATGGTTATGAGTGATGATTTTGATCAACCTTTACCCGATGAATTTTGGTGGCAAAATTCATGAAATTACTCTTAGATACACATACTTTTATTGGGAGCAAGTCACTTTGGCAGAACAAATATATCATATCCCTCTTTTGTCAGTCTGGGAAGACCCTGATTTTTTCTAATCTCTAGACCCCTTATCCAAAGGGCGATCGCCAAAAGATTAACTAATATGGATATTATTTATAATCCTCTAACAATGAAAACAAATCAAATCCCAATAAATCTAGAACAAATTTATCAAAGATTGAACATTCCCCCGGAAACCTTGGCAAACTTTTGTCAAAAAAATCAGATTAGGGAACTTTCTCTTTTTGGTTCAGTGTTACGAGAAGATTTTAACGAAAATAGTGATATAGATCTGCTTGTTGTATTTGATTCAGATGTAACAAATCCCATGAGTTTGATGGATTTAGTCAAAATACAATATGAATTAGAAGACCTAATTCAACGAAAAATAGACTTAATCGAAAAGCGTTCTGTTATAGATAGTCATAACTGGATACGCCGTCAAAATATTTTAAACACAGCACAGACGATTTATGAAGCAAGATCCTTCCTATTTACTTGATATTGCTAAATTTTGTCAAACTATTATACGATTAACTAGCGGTATGACAGAAGCAGATTTCTATAATGACGAAAGAACTCAATTAGCTGTGTTGTATGAAATTACAATTATCGGTGAAGTTGTTAAAAGACTCTCCCCCGAATTTCGGGAGCAACATTCACAAATTCAATGGCGACAAATCGCCTGAATGCGAGATAGATTAGTCCATGACTATGATCAAGTAAAAATAGACTTAATCTGGCAAGTAATTAAAAATAATATTCCTGAATTGTTGTCCTATATTACTCCCCTCATTCCCACTGATACTAATTAACTTATTTGGATTACAATTACCTATTTTTTACCCCTTATTCCAAGTCTTCTTCAATTTGCTTATCCCATAGAGATTGAGAGAATTCATCAAGCCATTTCACCAGATCTGTTAACTCTTCCCTACTGAGTTTCATTACTGCTTCTTTGATTTCTGGAACCCTCATAAAATGCTCTCTTTTTTAGATAATATAATTATAGTTTAAAGGGTAGGTTAATGCAATTGTTAGCCCTCTACAAGATCGGTTAGAGTATTTTTAAAGATAAATTGGTCTTTTTAATTTTCCTCTTTCTGTGAAGATTAAGACTTATTTTTTTCTAATTATAGCTCCTCTTTGTGCGATCGCATTCTCTCCCAAAAAAAAGCGATCGCTTTCCCGATAACTGAGAAGGTGCTAACAATTTCATTAACGCACCCTACAAGATCAGTCGATCGCACCTCTCTCCCGAAAAAAAGCGATCGCTTTCCAGATAATATAACTGAGAAGGTGCGTTACATTTCATTAACGCACCCTACAAGATCTACAAGATCAGGCTAACAAATATGGGATGCTTCCATCCTTAAATCTGATGCTTAATCACACCTTTGTAAATTAGTACTCCTTGTGTTTTAAATTTAATACCCCAAGTATCCGGAACAAGAGTATTCTTGTCTGAACCTTCTTGTCCCCAATCTATGAAAATACGTGGTGGCGCGTAATAGTACAAATCTTCATCTTTGAATAAATTATCAATATTTTTAAAAGCCGTGTCAAGAGTTTTATCAAGCTCTTCAAACGTTGCGTTACTTTGCTCTATTAAGTTTTTTAGAGTTGTTTTTAATTGTTCTACGTATGGGTTGATTTTCTCAATCAAGTCAGACAAGTCAGGAAGCCTAGGTGAAGCCTTCGAATTTGTTGAGAGAGGAGGAGCAAAGGTTTTAAAAGTTAATTCAATTACTTTTATCCACATTTTTACTTCTATTTCAAAAATTTTGTGATAGATATGTGGATGCTCTATTGTTATTTTTCTAGGTAGTATAGTTGAGAAAGCTAGGCGTAATAATTGTGACAGTTTCAAAGGTTGCAAAGGCAGACCCTCGTGATCCGTTATCATTTCATCTAGAGGGTTTAACTTTTCATCTACTTCCGGCATTTTTATCTCTCGCTTTTGGAACACAGGATTATTACTCATATCACTAAGAATAGTTTTTGGTTGTTGTAAATCGTTGTGTTTTTTTTGCAGAGCTAGAATATCATTTACCATACTATCCACATTTTCTTCATCCTTTAACAATTTAGTCAGTCCATTTCTGTTAAATGGATAAAGTACACTGTTGATACCAAGAAAAACAAATTCAGAACAATAACAGTGATTTTGTTTATTTTTTAACCATTCTCTAGAAAAAGAATTACCCAAAGCAGCTTTAACGGTATGTCTCAAAATTTCTTGGAGTGTTGTGACATCACGCACATGAGCACCATCTTGGTTATAATTTTCAGGAAATTCAACGAATGGATTAAGTAATGACATCCAGCAAATAATGCTCTTACAATATTCAAGAGATTGTTCTTTTGTAATCGGCTCAGAAAATATTAAACTTTGAGCTACGGCCACAAATCCTTGATCACCAAATAAACCTTTATGGTAATCATCTGGTTCATTCAAAAAAGCAAAACCGTCAATTGATTCATTATCATCATCTTTTCTAGTTGCGGGAACCATAGTTCCAGTATGATGTCCCTCATTGTTGATGAAAAAGTTTCTAAAATCGTTCAATTCCCCTAGTGACCAATCTTGCGTTTGTTTTTCTGTGATTTCCACTAAATTAATAGGTGCACCATATCTATCTTTGTTATATTGATATGTACAAATTAATAAACCTTCAGTATTCAAAAGTTTTCTCACATCTTCATAGCCATTTACCCGGTTATTTTCAGGATCGAGTATTTTTTCAGTAGTGTCTGCAATTCCGATAAACCCTGGAACTGTGAGAGTCTCTACATCAATAGAACTGATTAGTGTATTAACTTTATCAAAAATGACTTGCTTAAAGAATAGCTTTGACAAATCCCAAATTCTGGTTCCTTGGATGTCTTTTTCAGCATTCTCCAAAAAATTAAACATTTCTAAATGTATATCACTTATATCATGTAAATAGTCTGGCTTAGTCATCGGTTTATGCTCCTTAAGATTATTTTATCAGACTCGGGTAAATTGACGATTTGTCAAGAATACAAATCACGAAAATTAAACAGAAGTTATCCCATACATTACGAAAATAGGGTAAAATTTTTCCCCACAAGGAGTTCGTCATTTTGTTTTTGGGTAACTTCTGTTTCAGGTTTTACACTAAAGTGATGAAAATGTTGTCAAAAAGCTATCCCATTTTGAATGGATGTAAAGAAACATTTCTGTGTAAGAATTGCAGAAATATAGTTTTGAGAAAACTATCAAGAATACCTTGGTTATTTGTCGTTACTACTTGCTCTAACTTTCCACAGACTGTTCAATACTTCAGCATCCTTTCCCCGTGCATCGATTTTCTGGTCTTACTCTTACTTGGATACCTTCTTTATGGTCGGCAATGCTTACGTTTTTAATCACTAATAAGCTATTATCTCCCATTCGAGATAAGTAGTTGTCTATATGGTCGCCGGGGCGAAGCTCTATCACTCCTTGCTGTATATCCCCTACAGTGGGTAGGATCTTCCCATAAACATCGAAATCTATGTTATTCATATTTGTCTTAGCATCTTTACCCCTTGGCACAGTGACTATTAACGCCTCATTCCGCATTAATACGTTGTTACACTCTTGTTGGTAGTTTAAGTCACACTTTATTACTACCTGTGGCGCTTTTTCAGTTGTAACTTGTGCGCTCGCTAGTTCTGGGATCATCGATACTGCAACTATTACGATTAACAAAATTGCTGCTAGTCTCTTTATTATGAGTTGCATTGTCTGTTTCTCCTTTTTTTATTCTACTGGTTGTATGATTAGACATCGGAGCGATGTCATCTATTAGACGTTTCCCCACCCCAATTTGGGAAATTTTCGAGTTACGGGCAAATTTTCTCCCCAAAAATCTCCCCTCATCCCCTAGAACCCTTACCCTTCTTACCTTTGAGCCGTTGCAAAATCTTCTCCACTTCCCCACGAGCCGGATACAATAACTGCTGAGTCAAAGCGCTTTGATATGCCTGTATTGCTCCCAACTTATCCCCCAACCCTACCAGAGCTAACCCTAACCAGTAATCCGCCGCAGCCGGGTTAAAAGTCCTTAATTCCTGACATCCCTGACCAGCCGCTTCCCACCATTTCTTACTGGTTTTAGCATCACAGAGCGCTTTGTAACTCTCTCCCAACCACACCGCAGCAGGTACAGATAGCTGATAACCCCCGACGGGTAAAAGCGCCCATCCTTTCAAGAGCGCCTCCACCGCTTCCTGGTGTTTTCCTGCCTTAGCTAAAACCCGCCCATGACGAAACCAAGCATCAGCTAACTGGGGTTGTAATTCCGTCCCTTGTTGAGAAACCTGACACCCTCGTTCAAACTCTTGAAAATGTTCTACTAATACCCGTCCGGCAGTCGCCCAAACACTCCATAGCTCAGGAAAACGTTTCAACATTTCCTCAACTATCGAAGCAAGAGTTATCTTACTCCCCTCTCCAAAAATAAAAGATGTTCCGCTTTCCCCCCTCCTCGCAGGAGGGGGTAGGGGGAGGTGGAGAGGGGTAGGGGGAGAGGTCACAAAGGGTAAAATTTCACACAACCCCCGATAAATCTCACAATCATCGGGATAGAGATGATAAGCTTTCTCCATCATCAGCGCCGCCTTCTGATACTCTCCCGTATCGGATAAACAGCGCCCATAGAAATACCAACCATAAGGATGCTGAGGGTGTTCGGCGGTAAACTTGGCTAAGACCTCTACACCTTGCCGCCAATCCCCCCGTAAAATATGATAATAGGCCAGGGAATTATAAGCCCCAACTCCATCAGGAGTCAGTCGCAGTAGAGAAGTAATCATTTTTTTAGTCTGTTTACCCTCCTCACCAGAAACTAATCTCATCTGACAGCACTGAGCTATTTGCCGTTGCAGTACCCGAAAATCATCTCCAGCTATGACTATAAGCCTGTTTAAGCGCCCTCTAGCCGCACTTATATCCCCCACCTCCAAGAGCGCGTCATAGCTGTAAATCAAGGCCATAACATCATCTGGGTTAATGGTCAAAACCTGCTCCAAAGCACTGAGAGTACCAAGGGGACTTTCTCTACCCTGATGTACCTGTGCCAAAGCTAACCAGTGAACGACTTTTTTAGGTTCTAAACTCGTGGCTAAATTAAAAGCAGTAATTGCCTCCTGACTCTCCCCTGTGCAAAGAGCAATTAATCCTTTTATATGATGCTGAGTCCCATCATTTTCAGACAACAATAAAGCTTGTTCATAGATTTCTCTTGCCTCTTTTTTGAGTCCCATTAGCTGCAAGATTTTCCCCAATTGTAGTCGCACATTAATTAATTGAGGTTGTCGTTCAATTACTTGATAATATTCTGTAACTGCTTGTTGCCAGTTTCCCATCTCATAAAGTAAATTAGCCAATTCTAATCTTTTTTTCCATCCTTGGGGATATTTCTCGACATACTTACTTAAAGTGATGAGTTTTTGCTGTTGTCTAGCTAGCTTTTCTGAGACAATTAAGTTAGCATTCATCTCCACCCCAGAGAATTGGCTGAACTGTACCAAGGATGTGGCAGTGTTTCCAGACATATTACTGTTACTTTATAGTTAATTTCTTCTTGTTGGCTCTTTGTGGGTATGGTTTCATCAAATTGAAACTTTTCTCCCAGAGGAATATCCTTTTTTAAGAATGGTGAAAGGGGATCTAGAGAAGTGTTATCTTCCCCGGCAAGATACTTCTTTAATTGCTTTTTTAAAATCCGTCGTGCCTTGTAAATACGTTGACGAGCATTTTCTTCAGAAAGGGCGAGTTGTTTAGCGACATCTTGATAGGGTTTATCATAGTAACAGGATAAAATAAAAGGAACACGCAGTTTATTAGGTAATGATTCAATTAAGTGCCCCAGATATGCTCGCATTTCCTGATTCAACATATTAGTTTCAGGAATGCCTACCTCAGACCTAAATGCTGTATCATCTGCCAATTGAAGCTCATCAATATTATCTATATTTTGGGCTTCTCGTTTACGTTTTCGATGTATATCCATACAAAAGTTATAAATAATTCGAGACAACCAACTTTTTGGATAGATAATTTTGTTGGCAGATTTTTCCCACTTATTCCAGGCTTTTAGCATTACTTGATTCAGGACATCTTCGGCATCATGAGAATTCCCTCCCATCCACCGTAGGCAAAGCTTATAAAAATAATCTCGCTCTGATTCCCATATTGGCCAAAAATCTCGCTCAGGTTTTTGATCTCCGGTTATGATCTGGCTTGATTTTGGCAATACATTTCCGATTTCTACATCTGATAAAGAGAACACAAGTTCTTGCTTTGGGGTCGCTGGTATAATTGAGTTACTGTTGACCATTTAACTGCTAAGGAATAAAATAATTGACCACAAATGGAAAATATGAACATAGATAATTACTGCTGCCAATAATACTTAACTTTTCAATTCAAGAGTTCAGGTAAATTCAGGACTTAAAAACTCAGGTAAATTCAGGTAAATTCAGGTCTTAAAATCTTAGTTAAATTCAGGTCTTCAAAAAGGTAAACCTATGGTAAAATCAATGATCAATGTTTCACCGAGTAATTAAAGCTGATTTCAGAGGGCGTTGCTGGCGATCGCTACCCCCATCTGGTCTTATTTCCCATCAAAGAAGACATATTTTAGCTTTTTTGTCAATGGGTAACGCCATAAATTTACATGACCTAAGCTAGTAAAGAAAGTTTTAGGAAAAGTTGTATAGCAGTAGAAATATAGATTAGGACATTCTCAGAGGTTGCATCGATAAAGAATGTCTCCTGTAATAAAGGTTTTGCCCGCCCCCTACAAAGTGTTAACTGTTCACTCTCCCTAAAAAAAGCGATCGCAGATGGGTTAGTGGTGCGTTACATTACATTAACGCACCCTACAAGATTAAGAAATTACTTAAAAATAACTTCTTCATTTAATTGTTAAGGAATAATTTAGCCCGCGCAGGCGGGCTTCGTTCGTGTAGCTGCACCTTTCAAGGTGTCAGCTTATTAAAAGGGTTTGATCTCATTTTCCTTTATCGCAGATATTCAGGAAAATTAATAGTAAAGGTTTTGCCCGGCAATGCCCACCCTACGAAGGATTAGAAAACCGCCCAAAAACCATAACCTGTAAATATAAAAAGATACTTAACCCCCTTGACTCTCCAGTTGACTAGAGAGTTTATCCTAAAAGTAAAGAAGTCAAACCCTTAAGACTTTGCCCATTAAAGAAGAAGTCGGTTATGGAAAATACAACCCTCAAACTCACAGGCATGGGGTGCGCCTCTTGTGCATCTCGCATAGAACAAGCTATCGAAAAAGTTCCGGGTGTCGCCAGTTGTAAGGTTAATTTTGGCGCAGAACAGGCAACGGTTCAGTATAACCCTAAACAAACTAGCTTAACTGAAATACAAGCAGCAGTGGACAAGGCAGGATATCAAGCCTTTCCCATGAAACAATTTGATACTCAATCAGAAGACCTGGAAAAAAAAATCCGTCTGAAGGAACAAAAAGACTTATCTCAAAAAGTCATAGTAGGGGCAGTCATCAGCGTTATTTTAATTATCGGCGCTTTGCCGATGATGGTGGGAGTCTCTTTACCCTTTATTCCCTTATGGTTGCATAATCCTTGGTTACAACTCATTTTAACTATTCCGGTACAATTTTGGTGTGGTTATCGCTTCTATATCAACAGTTGGAAAGCCTTTAAACATCACACCGCCACGATGGATACTCTTATCGCGTTAGGAACTAGCGCCGCTTTCTTTTACTCCCTATTTGCAACCCTATTTCCTCAAGTTTTACGTCAACAAGGGTTAAGCGCAGAAGTGTATTATGAAACGGCGGCAGTGGTTATAACTTTAATTTTAGTCGGACGACTCCTAGAAAACCGGGCTAAGGGGCAAACTTCCGATGCTATCCGACAACTGATGGGGTTACAAGCAAAAACCGCTCTTGTTATCCGCAACGGGCAAGAAATAGACCTACCGATCGCAGCAGTGCAAGTCGATGATATAATTTTAGTGAGGCCTGGAGAAAAAATCCCCGTTGACGGGGAAATAGTCAAAGGAAATTCTACTATTGATGAGTCGATGGTAACGGGGGAAAGTGTTCCCGTAAAAAAATATCCGGGGGATGAAGTTATCGGCGCGACTCTTAATAAAACCGGTAGTTTTCAATTTAAAGCCACTCGCGTCGGACAAGATACGGTTTTAGCCCAAATTGTGCAATTAGTGCAACAGGCGCAAGGTTCAAAAGCTCCGATACAAAGATTTGCTGATCAAATTACCGGTTGGTTTGTTCCTGGTGTGATGGGGATTGCTATACTAACCTTTATCCTCTGGTTTAATTTTACTGGAAATATTACCCTGGCGTTAATTTGTACCGTTGGGGTGTTAATTATTGCTTGTCCTTGTGCGTTAGGGTTAGCTACACCTACATCTGTCATGGTAGGAACCGGTAAAGGGGCAGAAAACGGGATTTTAATTAAAGATGCCCAAAGTTTAGAATTAGCCTATCAATTACAAACCATCGTCTTAGATAAAACGGGAACTTTAACGGAAGGAAAACCCACTGTCACTGATTTTATTACGGTTAGGGGGGTGACAGATGGCAATGAATTAAAACTCCTCCAGTTAGCCGGTTCTGTAGAACGATATTCCGAACATCCCTTAGCTGAGGCTATTATACGTTACTGTAAAACCCAACAAGTAACCCTCACCGACGCGACAGACTTTGAAGCAGTAGCCGGCAGTGGCGTACAAGGGAGAGTAGAGGGGCAATGGGTGCAAATTGGAACACAACGATGGATGCAAGAATTAGGTCTGGTTACGGAGAGTTTAGAACAGGATCAAGAAAAGTTACAATATTTAAGTAAAACTGTCATCTGGCTCGCGGTCAATGGTAAAATAGAGGGTATTATGGGCATTTCCGACGCGCTTAAACCTGCCTCTGCTGCCGCCGTCAAAGCCTTACAACGGATGAAGTTAGAAGTGGTGATGCTAACGGGTGATAATTATCCTACTGCAAAAGCGATCGCCCATCAATTAGGCATAACCAGAGTCATCGCCGAAGTCAAACCGGATCAAAAAGCGGCGCAAATAGCAGCCATTCAACGGGAAGGAAAACGAGTCGCAATGGTAGGAGATGGAATTAATGACGCAGTAGCGTTAGCCCAGGCAGATGTCGGCATTGCCATCGGAACCGGGACAGATGTAGCGATCGCTGCTAGTGATATTACCTTAATTTCTGGAGATTTACAAGGGATTGTCACCGCCATACAATTATCGAGGGCAACCATTAGAAATATCAAACAAAATCTATTTTTTGCCTTCATTTATAATGTAGCAGGAATACCCATTGCTGCCGGTATTTTATATCCCATGTTCGGATGGTTACTTAATCCCATTATAGCCGGGGGAGCAATGGCTTTAAGTTCGGTTTCAGTGGTGACAAATGCTTTAAGATTACGAAATTTTGAACCGGTTAGTCGTTAGTCATTGTTTTTAGTTAACAGTTGACAGTAAACAGTGAACAGTGAAAAAGCTTTCATGTTAATAGCTTAAAACTGGAAAACTAATAACTATCATACTGAAAACTAATAACTGTTAACTGTTTACTGTTCACTTTTCATGTCATTAGTCATTGGTGAATCATTATCGCAGTTCTAAAATTAATGGGATATACTCGAATGTT belongs to Gloeothece citriformis PCC 7424 and includes:
- a CDS encoding XisI protein yields the protein MEKLNYKEIVEKVLENHAKNPSNSQTEVKLIFDPERERFFVLNIGWQDLTRIFGCIIYIEIKDGKIWIERDGTEIGVANELVEAGVPKQDIVLGFKAPYKRKFTDFAASLS
- a CDS encoding XisH family protein, with product MPAKDLFHNTVKTALEKDGWTITDENLLIQVEDVDFYLDLTAQRILAASKTGKKIAVEIKSFLGASEVTEFHLALGQCLNYRSALRLTEPNRTLYLAIPLDVYDDFFSRKFIQRIIVEYQLKLLIFNPEQEEIVLWKN
- a CDS encoding type II toxin-antitoxin system Phd/YefM family antitoxin, with translation MSIKTLDIQQLQISVSELLSLIQNDQEIVITNGKTPIAKLTLLNPLEPNIRKSAKTPQPGLNLGAMVMSDDFDQPLPDEFWWQNS
- a CDS encoding nucleotidyltransferase family protein, with product MKTNQIPINLEQIYQRLNIPPETLANFCQKNQIRELSLFGSVLREDFNENSDIDLLVVFDSDVTNPMSLMDLVKIQYELEDLIQRKIDLIEKRSVIDSHNWIRRQNILNTAQTIYEARSFLFT
- a CDS encoding tetratricopeptide repeat protein; translation: MSGNTATSLVQFSQFSGVEMNANLIVSEKLARQQQKLITLSKYVEKYPQGWKKRLELANLLYEMGNWQQAVTEYYQVIERQPQLINVRLQLGKILQLMGLKKEAREIYEQALLLSENDGTQHHIKGLIALCTGESQEAITAFNLATSLEPKKVVHWLALAQVHQGRESPLGTLSALEQVLTINPDDVMALIYSYDALLEVGDISAARGRLNRLIVIAGDDFRVLQRQIAQCCQMRLVSGEEGKQTKKMITSLLRLTPDGVGAYNSLAYYHILRGDWRQGVEVLAKFTAEHPQHPYGWYFYGRCLSDTGEYQKAALMMEKAYHLYPDDCEIYRGLCEILPFVTSPPTPLHLPLPPPARRGESGTSFIFGEGSKITLASIVEEMLKRFPELWSVWATAGRVLVEHFQEFERGCQVSQQGTELQPQLADAWFRHGRVLAKAGKHQEAVEALLKGWALLPVGGYQLSVPAAVWLGESYKALCDAKTSKKWWEAAGQGCQELRTFNPAAADYWLGLALVGLGDKLGAIQAYQSALTQQLLYPARGEVEKILQRLKGKKGKGSRG
- a CDS encoding RNA polymerase sigma factor, with translation MFSLSDVEIGNVLPKSSQIITGDQKPERDFWPIWESERDYFYKLCLRWMGGNSHDAEDVLNQVMLKAWNKWEKSANKIIYPKSWLSRIIYNFCMDIHRKRKREAQNIDNIDELQLADDTAFRSEVGIPETNMLNQEMRAYLGHLIESLPNKLRVPFILSCYYDKPYQDVAKQLALSEENARQRIYKARRILKKQLKKYLAGEDNTSLDPLSPFLKKDIPLGEKFQFDETIPTKSQQEEINYKVTVICLETLPHPWYSSANSLGWR
- a CDS encoding heavy metal translocating P-type ATPase, whose translation is MENTTLKLTGMGCASCASRIEQAIEKVPGVASCKVNFGAEQATVQYNPKQTSLTEIQAAVDKAGYQAFPMKQFDTQSEDLEKKIRLKEQKDLSQKVIVGAVISVILIIGALPMMVGVSLPFIPLWLHNPWLQLILTIPVQFWCGYRFYINSWKAFKHHTATMDTLIALGTSAAFFYSLFATLFPQVLRQQGLSAEVYYETAAVVITLILVGRLLENRAKGQTSDAIRQLMGLQAKTALVIRNGQEIDLPIAAVQVDDIILVRPGEKIPVDGEIVKGNSTIDESMVTGESVPVKKYPGDEVIGATLNKTGSFQFKATRVGQDTVLAQIVQLVQQAQGSKAPIQRFADQITGWFVPGVMGIAILTFILWFNFTGNITLALICTVGVLIIACPCALGLATPTSVMVGTGKGAENGILIKDAQSLELAYQLQTIVLDKTGTLTEGKPTVTDFITVRGVTDGNELKLLQLAGSVERYSEHPLAEAIIRYCKTQQVTLTDATDFEAVAGSGVQGRVEGQWVQIGTQRWMQELGLVTESLEQDQEKLQYLSKTVIWLAVNGKIEGIMGISDALKPASAAAVKALQRMKLEVVMLTGDNYPTAKAIAHQLGITRVIAEVKPDQKAAQIAAIQREGKRVAMVGDGINDAVALAQADVGIAIGTGTDVAIAASDITLISGDLQGIVTAIQLSRATIRNIKQNLFFAFIYNVAGIPIAAGILYPMFGWLLNPIIAGGAMALSSVSVVTNALRLRNFEPVSR